The Ziziphus jujuba cultivar Dongzao chromosome 1, ASM3175591v1 genome segment ACGCTTAGTAAATGACATTTGgcttttttacaattttgatgGATATATATCATAGCTTTGTAGGAGCAATCTCAGTCAGTTCATATGCAGGAAAATTCAGTTCCCACTTctattaagtaaatatatatatatatgtgacatTAGTTAATTTATAATGTTCTTAGTGGGAAGTTATTTTCAGAATCTTTTGgtttgcaattaaaaaaaaagtttcaaaaggTGAAATGATATTTGGAGCTATAAAATTTTTCATGTTTGTCAAATTTGTCATAACACAATTTATTGAATGTCAATTTGCACTATATTGGAAATTGAAGTGTTGGTCACTTCAAAATTGTTGGCTTTTGATGTTGATGCAAGTGCTTTTTGCATGGCCTCAAACGATAGGAAGTTGAACTTTTCTCTACTAATTTCAAGATACAAACATATACGCAAAAGATCATGATGGATTAAACTGTACAGAGTAGTTATTTCAATTGGGCTTAGCAAATATAATATCTAGATGATCGTTGCAACTTTACAGGAATATAGTGAAAAGACAATAATTAATGACAGCCATAATATTATGTTTGCATTTCTTAATTATAATGCTTCAAAcaatagtattttttattttttactttttactttaaacttaaaaaaaaaaaccaataataattacttaaaattaattttgttgacTTTTGATATGAGATTTTAGGCGATACTGTTCACATGAATTAAATTGGAAAACTCATGATGCTTGCCTAAACTTATCAGTTAACCATAAAATATGCaattatactttaaaaaaaattaagttgaaatttaattaaaaaccaTGTCCATGTAAagataaacaattaaaatttaaattagaaaattatatgTGTTCCTTAATGTTAAACAGTTAATGATGGAATGTTGTATTAATCATATCACATTGAGAGCGTGCATGGCCAATATGGCATTTTGTATATGTGCCTGCCAAGCTAGACCATAATTCATGCATGgtttccactattggaaacaaaatggaaaaattgaaATCTCTTGTGTTAGATAGTGCATACCTGTTTGGTTAgcctatttttatattattatttacaggTGTTGCTTGTTGATTGGTTTAGAAAAAGGCATGTTTGTTTAAACAAGATAATTACATAAAAGGTCATCTAAAATCTATTTGTTAAGAAATAGAGTATGCTTTACCTGCGGTGCATTTGATTAGTCCTAATAACTTCTATAGTAATCCAATTACAGCCTCTAAAAAATGTTTCCTGAaatatatcatatggtacataCCACTTATGTTGCTTTAATTTGCTGCAGAACGTAAATTCTTCATTTTATTGCTGAAGTAATTAATTTATGTGTTCGTAatcatttttatcatatatatatattggtgtaTATAAACACCTGATGAGTCATAACGATTTAGTTGTCCCCCATGTGATAAGCAACAGCAAATGAGATTGGTCACCATTATTAATGTTGGTATGTGGGAACCAACCATGTTGCTATGACCTCACTAAagccaatatttaaaaaacaaatggagCTGGATCAGCTACATCTTACCAATCAACCACGTACAAAAATGGATGAAGTTTCTATTCTAACACAACAACACCTGCTATCATTTAACCACCATCAAAAtgtttaaccaattttaattttttatattattcttaTAGAAGCTGTCAATTTCTGGCTTTCGTGTTCGCTTTTCATGATAATCCATTTTcctaattttcctttttatttatttatttattttgggtgatTTGAAGCTTGTTGGGCTGTATTTGGTGTATTCACTATTCATAACCAGTTTAGATGCCTTAAAAGGAGTATCGTGGTGAAGTGTGATAACCCACTATCGAAGGAGGAGTCGACGCATACATCAATTCCCCCTATTACAGGCCCAGTATATGGTCCAAACCAAATTGTAAATGGACTGAGCCTCCTTTCTCTTAAGTTTCTGttcaaattttccttttctttatctattttacttattttactATTGTTACCAATAATTAAGTACTTTGTTACCATCAGCATAGAACCATTGCATATATGCTAATTATTAATTAGGGGCATGTAaatctttttgatttttaatattaaaaatttaatatggaaaaatcaaccctttataatagaaaattaaactAACAGTTAGCATGTAGATTCTGTTAGTGTCTCTGTCATTGATGTTACAAATAACAGTTTTCATCTTGTTCTCAAATTTAACattaagaattttaatttttaattatattttcctATAGGAAGTTTGCGAGACAACTTACTGATAAAAAATGGTATTAAGGGAGGAGGATACAAAGTCGATATGTCCGAGTGGTTAAGGAGACAGACTCGAAATCTGTTGGGCTATGCCTGCGCAGGTTCGAATCCTGCTGTCGacgctttttaattttttacaattttattttttttggtccgCTGAAGGGCAAAATGGTCAATGAAAGTTCATCAAATccaaatgattttttattattattacgtgTTAGAGTAGCCACCCTCCGTTTCTCAGAGCTCTCTCTGCGTTCAAGCTCAGAGCTCACTCATCCATGGCTACTTCTCTGCATCCAAACCCCACAACCTTCCTCAAAACCCACCTTCCAAAATCCAACCTAAACAACTCCACAGCTAGCCGCTTTCTGATACGGTGCGGTCCACGGGATAACCGCGGACCTCTTGTCAAAGGCCGGGTCTTAAGCATCGAAGCCATCCAGGCCGTCCAGTCCCTCAAACGGGCCCAACGATCCGACCCAACCAACATCTCCACCCTCGTCTCCAAAACCCTCTCGCGCTTAATCAAAGCCGACCTCGTGGCCACCCTCAAAGAGCTCCTACGGCAAGATCAGTGCGCTCTGGCTCTCCACGTCTTCTCCAACCTCCGATCAGAACACGAACCGGGTTTGTCTCTCTACGCTGACTTGGTTATGGCCCTCGCCAAGAATGGGATGGCGGAGGAGATTGACCGTCTGATCTTTGATCTGGAAAAGGAAGGTGGTGGGATCCCCTGCGACGATAAGGGGCTGATACGGTTGATCAGGGCGGTTGTTGGTGCGGAGAGAAGGGAATCGACGGTCAGGATATATGGGATGATGAAGAGGAGTGGATGGGGGTCCAGCGGTTTTAAAGCGGATGAGTATATGGTTAAGGCTTTGAGTAGGGGTTTGAAGAGAGTTGGTGAAGTGGGCTTGGCTGATGAGGTTGATAAGGAATTTGGGACGTTTTCGAAGGGCAATTTGGAGAAATTGAGTGTCTGAAAGTATAAAAGCAAAAGGCAACATGGGAAAAGTGGCTGTGTGCCTTTTTTGGTGGAAATTGTTtttggtataaaaaaaaaaagtggctaTGTTCCTTTATATCGATACTAGGTGGCTTATTGGGCAGTCACTGAACACTACTTTTGTTGCGCTGTTctaataataatgtaaaattttCAGTTTACATTACATATTTAAAGAGAGTAGGAATTTATAAAGGTCTGAAAGGCAACGAAAATGTAAACAAtttctcattttttatattggagAGAGAGCGCTAATTTATATCGGATAGAAATTCAATCAAAGCcacttaaaacatttttaaaatgttttgattCAATCATCCACATTCCTTGACCACCCTCTCTCccctcagaaaaaaaaaaaataaaaaaaaaatccgcaAATTCAAAGTTTTCACCGCGTCCATGTATCCACAAAATGAAAAACAGAATAAATTTGATTAGAATGGTAGGCCAATGAATCCAAAAATGTGGaggatattttgttttattattgtttgatgataagaaaaattatggaaaaaaaaaattatacgctttcattaaatattttaattcatgATTAAATGGTTGAAAAATAGAGGGGAAACTGGAGAATTGAGGATagcatgaaaataaaaaattatatatatatatatatatatatatatatatatatatatatttataaagccTTGTTTTATTTATGTTGGTTTAcgttttttaaatgttttattaaaCCGTTTGTTAGCGGTGAACAACACTTGCAGTgaatttgttttctgtttttaatttttttctatttttaccgCCGCAAAAATCAAGTCGCTTAGCGGCCAAACTTGCCGATTCAACTACACAAACCAcactttttgttaaaaattcaGCGAAAAagctcagaaaaaaaaaaaaaaaaaacccacagaGCACAGAGAGCTGGGACACCAACCCCTAACCCCAATTCCAATTCCAAGTTCCCTAAATCCAATCTCCGGCTCTTAAGACTGTTTATCATGGAAAACTGAACCCTACCGCTTCTGTTTCTATCTTTCACTCTATCAAAAATTAAAGAGAGCTTCAATGAGTGGAACCAATCTCCCACCGCCACAAGACGCATGGGTTCacacttaccacaaattactcCCCCACTGGCAATCcctctcttcctcttcctctccccaggttcctttccttttttttcttacgCTGCAATTCTCTCTAATTTTGTGCTATacttctactttttgttttccatgttcaaactcttttgttttttttcccctacaATTTGTTTTGGATGCCGTTTGATCGTTTTCTATTGCCTCGTTTTCAGTATTTCTGCTGCATAGAATTTGGTTATGATTGTTGTTCATATCTGTAAAATTCatgctcttttgttttttttttttttgtttttttttccccatttaattattgttttaaaatttgtcatttcaaagtttataatttttgttccCAATTTTAGTGGCTTATTGAAAATTATGAGATTCTTATGCAGTCTATCATCCCAATTTCAATATCGAGAGTAAATCAATTTGATGCGGCAAGACTGGACATTGAAATGTCAGCTATGTTGAAAGAACAAATGGTTAAGGTTTTCTCTTTAATGAAGGTATATCTATCTCTCACTCTCactgtgtatgtatatatatatatatttctatgtcATTCcagaattttgaaagattaattAGGCGTGTTGTGGAcattctttgaatttttttttctttttttttttttttcttgggattAGCCAGGAATGCTATTTCAATACGAAGCAGAGCTTGATGCTTTCCTCGAGTTTCTTATTTGGAGGTTCTCAATTTGGGTAGATAAGCCTACTCCTGGAATTGCTCTTATGAATTTGAGGTATAGAGATGAACGTGCAGTGGAAACAAGAGGAAAAGGTAAGAAGCTCTGTAGATTTCTTGGTTGTGTTCCTTCTAAGCTTCCAATTTTATGTAATGGCTCTGATTTTCCATATGACCTTTGCTATAATGATTATGCTGTTATCCAAATATGAAACGAGAAGACTTACTTTTCTGAAACTTAATGGTTTTGGTGTTGATATGATGGCATTATTCTTTACAACACGGTTTGGCTTATTGGTTGTATCGTTGTTCCTGCTATTGAGATGTATATTACAGAAATTATCATTACAAACATTTGGAccaattatttttatgtgaaCTTTGTTAACAGCTGACCGTAGCCCTTATTATAGATGattctgattttttttgttgtgtttttttatttttattttttctgtttttatgaCCATGGTTGATATTCTTAAAATTATACAGATTGCAAACACGTATACTTTGTATGCATGATAATAACTGTATCAGCATGTTGTAATTCTCTTAGAAAACAATTTTGAAACCACAGTAGACTCTAATGTAGGAAACATGTTATTTCTAGTCTTTTCAATTACTTATGGAGCCAGGTAGGGTTATTTCCAAATAGAAATTTCAAGATGCGTTTTTATTCACCTTGTCAATAATTTGCTGGAATTATCAGATTTCTTATTTGTTATACGCTAATTTTCTTGCCAACTTGTCTACAGTCAGAACTGGCCTAGAAGGGCCTGGTCTTACAGTTGCACAGAAGATTTGGTATTGTGTTGCTTCTGTTGGCGGTCAATACATTTGGGCTCGTTTGCAGTCATTTTCTGCTTTTCGTAGATGGGGAGATTCTGAGCAGGTACTACTTTTTCTTGCCTTTTTGTCGGCCCTCCACCAAACTTATAGAGGAAAAGAAGATTAGTAGAGATGGTTTGAAGTCAGCACTAATGTTGTTTGCCTTTCCTTCAGAGGCCACTGGCACGTCGAGCCTGGATTTTGATACAACGAATTGAAGGATTTTATAAAGCTGCGTCATTTTGCAACCTGCTTATATTTCTTTACACAGGAAGGTATGTGCGTGAGCCTTAATGCATTTACCTACAAGATATTTCTGTTGAGTTCAATCTATTAAAAGAATTATAAGTAAGAATTGATCCATGCTATGCATATAGATTAAGTGATTTTTGTTAGAGTCTTAAAGCTTAGAAGCTCTTATAGTGTAAAAGATACTGGAAAATTACTTTGCAGTAACCTCAAATAGGTTAAAGTTGGAAGGCAGCTTATAGTTCTAGATTCCCAACTAGTTGAATTGTCTTGATTGTCGTAATATAAGAATCTAAGTAATAGAATACTGGTCGGTGTAAGAAGCTTTAGAATTCTAGTTTAATATTCATACATCT includes the following:
- the LOC107404323 gene encoding peroxisome biogenesis protein 2 isoform X1, which encodes MSGTNLPPPQDAWVHTYHKLLPHWQSLSSSSSPQSIIPISISRVNQFDAARLDIEMSAMLKEQMVKVFSLMKPGMLFQYEAELDAFLEFLIWRFSIWVDKPTPGIALMNLRYRDERAVETRGKVRTGLEGPGLTVAQKIWYCVASVGGQYIWARLQSFSAFRRWGDSEQRPLARRAWILIQRIEGFYKAASFCNLLIFLYTGRYRNLIERALRARLVYGSPIMNRAVSFEYMNRQLVWNEFSEMLLLLLPLLNSSSVKNFLRPFSKDKSSTSAEDDSACPICQANPTTPFLALPCEHRYCYYCLRTRCAAVPSFRCSRCNEPVIALRRHGAVSNSVPK
- the LOC107404331 gene encoding protein THYLAKOID ASSEMBLY 8, chloroplastic, coding for MATSLHPNPTTFLKTHLPKSNLNNSTASRFLIRCGPRDNRGPLVKGRVLSIEAIQAVQSLKRAQRSDPTNISTLVSKTLSRLIKADLVATLKELLRQDQCALALHVFSNLRSEHEPGLSLYADLVMALAKNGMAEEIDRLIFDLEKEGGGIPCDDKGLIRLIRAVVGAERRESTVRIYGMMKRSGWGSSGFKADEYMVKALSRGLKRVGEVGLADEVDKEFGTFSKGNLEKLSV